DNA sequence from the Brachybacterium sp. P6-10-X1 genome:
TGCGGGCAGGGTCTCCAGGAACTCCAGCAGCGGCTCACGGGTGGGGTCGAACAGGGTGTAGCCGGAGACGCACAGCAGGTCGCCCGGCTCCGGGGCGAGGGTCGCCAGCGAGTCCCCGGTGATCTCGCGCTCGGCGCCGTAGATGGACACGAAGCTGCGCTGGGCGGAGGGCTCGACGAACACGAGACAGGATCCGGTGTCGGAGTCCGGACGAGGCGCGGCGGAGAGGGTGACCCCGCCGGCCGCGAGCACCGCGCGCACCAGGTCCCCGTTCGCCCCGGTGCCGTGCGCCCCGCCGTGGACGGCGCGGGCCCCGGTGCGGGCGGCGGCGACCAGGATCGTGGCCGCCCCTCCGGCATAGCGGGTCTCGCTGGTCGCATTGGTGTTCCCGCCGGGCGGCGGCAGGGCGGGCACCTCGACCACGACGTCGACGAGTGCCTGGGCGGTGTGCAGCACGCGGGGCATGGGACCGAGTCTAGGCACCGGATGATCCCGAGGCACCGGAGTGGACGCGGAGGCCCCCGGGCGGTGACGATACGGGTATGAGCCCAGCGCCCTCGCGGTCTCGTCGCCGCCCCCTGATCATCGTCCTCGTCCTCGCCGTGATCGCAGCGCTCGTGCTCGCCCTCGTGATCTGGCGCGACCGCTTCGGGGACGGCGTCGAGGAGGCCGAGGCGCTCGCCGCGGCCCTGCCCAGCGGGGACTTCGCGGAGGTGCCGCTGCAGGACCTCTCGGCCGGCGCGGCCGCCGAGGAGCACGAGCGCGTGCTCGGGGCGATGCTCGAGGCGACGGGGGAGCCGCCGAAGGTGGAGCTGGCCGATGCCGGCAGCGCCGAGGACGGCACCCGCACCGCCACCCTGCAGTGGACGTGGACGCTTCCGCACGAGGCGGGGACCTGGCGCTACACCACCGAGGCCACGCTGGAGCGCACCGCGGAGGGCT
Encoded proteins:
- a CDS encoding PfkB family carbohydrate kinase produces the protein MPRVLHTAQALVDVVVEVPALPPPGGNTNATSETRYAGGAATILVAAARTGARAVHGGAHGTGANGDLVRAVLAAGGVTLSAAPRPDSDTGSCLVFVEPSAQRSFVSIYGAEREITGDSLATLAPEPGDLLCVSGYTLFDPTREPLLEFLETLPAGVEVVLDPGEPFASFDREVQDRVLERTTVWTSNADEARALTGLDSPEDTPEALRRRIGSHAAVIVRDGERGCIVFHHGRGTEIPAFPQLAVDTNGAGDTHTGVLLAERALGADWESAATRANAAAAIAVTRKGPESAPTRAEVDAFLA